The following nucleotide sequence is from Fibrobacter sp. UWB2.
ATCTACTTCGATGACCCACAAGCCGACGCCTGCACTCGATAGAATCGCATGAGTCAAGTCTGACGATTCAAGACAATCCATGATTTGCAGTTCCTCCGACAAGATATCCCTTCCAACGGGCGTCTCCAGTCGCCCTATGGTATAAAATACACTTATTTTTCGGACTTGTTTGAGAAAAGACGAATAAAGTCTCGGATTTAGGCCTTCGCTTTCGCTTTTTTGCGGCGCCAGACTTTAAATTCCATGTAAAGCGTGCTGACCGTGTAAATGAAGATGAGCAAAAGGATGGTATTCTTCGGACGGTTCAGGTTGCAGATGCCCCATGCAAACGTGATGATGGGCAGATGGATCAAGTACGGGTAGAACGAGGCGCGACCGATATGGCGCACAAGCGGGATGCAGAAGAACTTCGCCAAGAATCCCTTGCCCGAAAGCAGACTTACCACGAACATGCCGTAAATGAAAATCGGAAGGCTATGATGGATAAAATAATTATAGCCAGGATTGGCATCCGGACGCATGAGGAAGAGGCTCCCGTAAAGTGCGAGGAGCAAAAGCGCCTGAGTCACACCGCTCACAAAGTCCTTCTTGAAAACGTCAAAGACGCCCTCGTTGTAAAGGCGGTAAAGCACCATGCCAAAGATGTATTCAAAGACGCGCACCGGAGCAAACATGTGGAAGAAGCGATACTTGGCATCGAATCCATCAAACCATAAATTGCCCGTTTTGCCATACACGATAGCCCAAAGGAGTCCCGGAACGAACACACCGCCGAACAGAATCCAGAGCGTACGACGGTTCTGCTTGATAAGCCAACGGCTGAACCACGGCGTAATCGCATAGCAAAGGAAGAAGCTCGTGAGTGACCAGGACGGTTCATTCAGCTTCATGCCGAGATCGGGGACAATCGACCACGTGAGCGTGAGGTGCATGATGAGGCTACGCCACGGATGGAACATCTTTGCTAGCCCAGCCGAAGCGCAATCGCCAATCTCAGAGAATGCAGGCAAGTGCGTATAGCCGCTCATCTTGAACACAATCAGCACGAACATGAGGAGCGTCATAAAGAAGTGCAAGCGGTAAAGCTTTGCAATGCGGCTGAACATGAACGGGATGACCGGGATACTGCGGTCCGGGTCGCTGTACTTGCTTGCGAAAAGAAAACCGGCCAGCACATAGAAAATCCCCGCGGCAAAGGCAGGCGCAGAGATAATGGGCATCACCCACTTGCAATCAGCCATGTACATGAGGGCGTTAGAACTGCCCAAATGGAGCATGACAATATTCAGGCTTGCGAGGAGACGGAGACCGTCAATAGCGGGGAAATAATTTGCTGGTTTCGGCATTTCGAGGAAAATTTAGAAAAAACAGGGAGATTCCCGCTCGGAGGCGGGAATGACAACTGAGCCGAGCGATGCAGAAAAATGCTTGCATGTTTCTATATCCGAGGCGAATAAGTCATGCCCCGTTAGGGGAATGACAAGAGTTTTGAAGCAAGCTTAGCAATTCAATATGGTGATTTTGCGCAAATGGACGGGGTATTTTGATTTTTCGCGGACCAAAACGCTCTTTTTCGTTACATTTTTCTTAAATTAAAGAGGTACAACCACTTAAGAACGAGAAAATAAAAATTGGTGTTTCGACCATGAGCAACGAACGTGCAAAAATTTTGATTGTCGATGATGACGCCATGAACAGAGTCGTACTTTCGGACCTGCTCTCTGACGAATATGATATCATCGAAGCAAAAGACGGTGACGAGGCCATCGGGATTCTTGAAACAACGGCAAAAGACATTACGCTCGTCTTGCTAGACATGATTATGCCAGGACGAGACGGTCTCCAAGTTCTTGAAGTCATGAACGAAAAAGGGTGGATCAAGGGAACCCCGGTCGTGATGATTTCGGCAGAAACATCTACCCCACAAGTTGAAAAAGCTTTCTCGCTCGGTGTAACAGACTTCATCTACCGCCCGTTCGACCAGATGGTCGTGCAGACCCGCGTCCGCAACACGATTAATCTTTACGTGAAGCAGATGCAGCTTTCGGAACTCGTGACCGACAAGATTTACGAGAGGACCCGAAACAGCGATATGCTGATTTCCATCTTGAGCCACATCGTGGAATTCCGTAACGGCGAAAGCGGTCAGCACGTTCTGCACATCAAAAAGATTACCGATATCCTTTTACGCGCACTGCTCAAGCGCACTAGCGAATACAGCATCACCGAAGAAGAAATCGGCACCATCGCTACAGCATCTTCGATGCACGACATCGGAAAGATTACAATCCCCGACGAGATTTTGAACAAGCCCGGCAAGCTCACGAAAGAAGAATTCGACATCATGAAGCAACACTCCATGAACGGCGCCAAGATGCTCGACGCCATCCAGTTCTTCAAGAACGAGCCGCTGATGAAATTCGCCTACGACATTTGCCGTTGGCACCATGAACGCTGGGACGGCCGCGGCTACCCCGACGGCCTCAAGGGTAATGAAATTCCCATCAGTGCGCAAGTCGTCTCTGTTGCCGACGTTTACGACGCACTTACTAGCGAACGTTGCTACAAGAAGGCGTTCAGCCACGAGAAGGCTCTTGAGATGATCCGCAATAACGAATGCGGCGTCTTCAACCCGCTCCTCCTGGAATGCCTCGGCGATGTCGCCGACACGCTCCCGAAAGAACTGAACGACAACCAGCCAAGCAAGCTGAGCGATGCCGACTTTGCTAAAATTGCCCGATCCATTTTCGAGAGCGACGAAGACGACTCCGACAATATCATTTACGAACAGTACATGATAGAACACCGGAAAAGCCAGTTCTTTGCCTCAATACACCGTGGCGTTACGTTCGAATATACATACGAGCCTTCGCTCTTAAAGCTCGAAGCCAAAAATGCAAAGGCATTGAGTTTCCCGAAGACTATGGTCGAGCCCGAAAACAACAGCGAATTCTGGAATATCTTTGGGCGCGAGAACTGGGATGAATTTGTAAAACTGCTGCACGACCCGCAATTGAACAACGATTCGTTCACGTTCAACAGCGAGATGCTCGTCAAGGGCGAAAAGCGCCCGTGCAAGATTAGGGTCCAACAGTGCTGGAACAGACGCGACCCCGAGAACCCGGAACTCATTTCCGTGTACGGGTGCGTGGAATTTTTCAAGTAATACCGATTCCGGCACAGAGGCCGGAATGACAATGTAACGAGCTCGAGCATGACAATGCGCGAGAATTTATCCTAAGAATTTGCGAAGGACTTTCTTGAGTTTTTCGACGTCAATGGGTTTTGCGACATGTTCGTTCATACCGGCATCGAGTGCGGCCTTGCGGTCTTCTTCAAACGCATTTGCGGTCATTGCCACAATCGGGACTTTCTTGAAGTAATCATTGCGCATTGCTCGAATGCGCCTAGTCGCTTCGAGGCCATCCATCACAGGCATCTGCATATCCATCAAAATCAAGTCATAGGCGCCCGGCTTAGCCTTTTCTAGCACGTTCAAGGCAACACGGCCATCTTCGGCACAGTCCACCCCAAAGCCCATTTCACCAAGAACACTTTGTGCGATTTCACGATTAAGCTCATTGTCTTCGACGAGAAGAATTTTCTTCCCGGCAAAGCAAGAAGTATCATCAACCTCAATTTTCACTTCGTCCTTTAAAACGCCTATGGCACGTGCCAAGACATCATGCATTTCCGTGAGGAATAGCGGTTTGCTTATAAACGCAGTCACACCCGCTTCGCGCGCACTTTTTTCAATGTTTGCACAGTCATAGGACGCCATGACGATAATCGGATTATCGCTCCCCGGAATCATGTGCAACTGCTCCACCGCTTCGACACTTTCCATATCAAGCAACAGGTCGTCAAGGATAATCACAGAATAGCATTCGTGACGGTCAACAGCTTCCTTGGCACGCAATACCGCTTCGCGGCCATACATAGTCCATTCCGCACGCATTCCCAAACGGCGCAGAAGATTCGTGGCACTGGAGCACGCATTGTAATCACTTGCGACAACAAGGGCGCGGGCATTTTGCAAAGCATCAAGATTCGTCAAGTTCGCAGAAGTATCCTGAATTTTCAGTTTCAGATGAATGATGAATTCCGTTCCCTGATTAGGCGCACTGACGACATCTATAGAGCCTCCCATCATATCAACAATTTTCTTGGTGATAGACATTCCAAGCCCAGTCCCTTGCGTCTTGGAAATCGTTGAGGTGCGTTCGCGTTCAAACGGTTGGTACAGGACTTTCAAGAATTCCGGACTCATGCCGATGCCATCGTCCTTGACATGGAACTCATACGTTCCCGTATTTTCGTCGCTAGCCGTCTGGCGAACAAACACATGAATGTTCCCGCCCACCGGCGTAAACTTGACCGCATTTGAAAGCAGGTTGATCAGCATCTGGTGCAAGCGCAGCTTGTCACAAATAACAAGTTCGTTCTCGATATTGAACGTATCCATGTAAAGGTTTTGCTGTTTTTCACTCGCCTGACCTAAAACAATCGTATTCAGGTCATGCATGATTTCGGACAAGTTGCAGTTTACCTCTTCAAGGCGAATCTTGCCCGACTCAATGCGGCTCATATCGAGAATATCATTGATGAGCGAGAGCAAATGCGTACTCGAAACGACAGTCTTGTTCAAATAATTCTTGACCAGCACAGGATCATCCAAATTATTCAGCGCAAGGTTTGTAAAACCGATAATGGCATTCATCGGCGTGCGGATGTCATGCGACATGTTCGAAAGGAACATCGTCTTTGCATTGTTCGCCTTTTCAGCCTGCACAAGAGCCTGTTCCAGAAGTTTCTGCTGTTTCTCAAGTTCCCGCTTCTGTTCCGCAATCTTTGCATCCAGTTCCATCTTTTGAGCGGTTATATTGTCAATGAACATGAACGCCATAATAAAGGTCACAGGCACGCCATTTCTACGTTCCAGGACAAACGTCGTCACGCGACGCCATTCACCCTTGAGCGCACGGTAGCTGTACTCGCGCTTATCGACATCGGCCAAGTATGAACGCATAAAATCAACGTTCGCCATGTTTTCCCAAGTTTCGCGGAACTCCGGCAAGACCTCCTTGCTGAACTCAAGAATAGCGTTACTGTACTTGATAAAGCCGCCATAAGTTTTACCTTTCTCGTAAACCGTCGATTCACGGATACTGCGGACAGTATCGTCTTCGAGATTCACAAAATAAACGCCAAAATAATCTTCATAAAGTTTGCTATCAACATAGCGGTTTAGAATTTCGGCATCCTTGTCGGCAAAACAAACAACAACAGCACGCGGCGTTTCATTTTGCGAACCGACTTTCACGAACTTTATCTCGCTAAAACGGGTTCCTCCAGTATCGTATTTTCTGTAGTGCGCTATAAACGATTTTTGGCCTTCAAGCAATTTCTTGATATGTTCAATAGAAGCAAAATCACCAATTCTTTTCTTATCGAGTTCATGGACAAATCCGTTGACATACGCCTTGAATACTTTAGAATAACATTTATCGTGTTGATACAGCTTTCCGTAATTGACTTCAGCATAGTCGCTCACCGTGTAAGGCGTAAACGTATCCGTATCAAGATCGACATAGTAGACCGAGGTGAATTCCGTCGCAAGCACATTGATAATGTCGAAGTTGCGTTCCATGTTGCGTTCGCGCTCTTTACGGGCAAGGACTTCCTTGTGGATATTGGCAACAGCGATAATAATATGATCGTCAGCGGCCTTGGACCAAAGCGCCTTGAGGCGGTAGTATTGAGGCTCGCCATTGACCATAAGCCTGTATTCGATTGAAAAGGTTTTGTCGCCCTCAAGCTGAGAGAGCAAAAAATCCTTATTCATGACCGAAGTCAACCGTTCAACATCTTGCGGGTAGATAATCTTCTTGATGTCTCTCGAACATTCTTCGAAAAAGTTTTGGCGGCTCATCAGGAGCTTGAGCTTGATATAGCTACTTTCCTGGTTGAACACGTCGTACGAATTGTCATTCAAGTTCACATAGTAAATAATTTCGTACTCAACGCTCAACGCATTTGCAATCTCGGAAAATTCGCGGTTCATCACGTCCGAACGTTTTTCTTCGTCGCGGTCTGCAATGCCAAGCACTACCACAGGCGATTTTTCATCGGAAACCCGAACGAATTTCATCTGGAAATAGCGGCCATCGCGATTCTTGTAGTCCACCTCGAAGTGGCTCTGCCTCGAAAATCTTTCACGAATGCTCTCGATTGACGCCAACGTCAAGACTCGCTTGGCATCTTCGCTAGATACAATTTCAGTAGCGTATTTTTTTAACGCCTCGGAATAAAACATTTCGCCGCGAAGCTCTTTTTCAAAAATGCGTGCCGTCTGCGACTTGACATAGGAATGCATTTTTTCCGAATCAAGATCGATGCGGTAAAGTGCATTGAATTCCATGGCAAGGGCCTGGATAACGCGGTAGCCTTCCTCGACCTTCATGCGTTTGCGGATTTCGTCATCGACATTCAAGAAGCAGATGGCCATGTGGTCTTCATCGCGGCCACGGGTCACCTGGAGCTTGCAATAGCGTTCCTTGCCTGTTACAATCTCACGCACCACAAACGAGAAACTGCTTTCTTTTTTAAGGCGGCCACGGACATAAGCTACAGATAGCATATCCTTCAGCACATCGCGGTCATCGGGATGGACATCTTCGGAAATAAACTTCTGGAGGGCAGATACGGCGTTAACGCCATTGCCATACTTTTTTTCAAGGCCCTTTTTGCGATAGTAAACGACATACGAGAAATCCAGCAAATTCACATAATATGCGGAAATGAACTGTTCGTAAAATATTTCCGAGAACAGTTCAGCGTATGCAACCTGATTTTCACTATCACTCATAATCGCTCCCTTTCTGCAATTAATTAAAATACATCAATTTTATGGATTAAGGTACAACAATCCCTATAAAAACCCTATTTTTCGTTTTTTTTGATTTTTCGCACAAAAAAGAACCTTCGAGGGGGGTACCTCGAAGGCCTTTGGGTGTAATAGGCTCCCTATTGGGGAGTTATGGATTAGGAATTCTAGTTAGCGGGCTACACGGACCGACTTGACTTCACCCGTTTTGACGGAGCGGAGCATATACAAGCCCTGGACCTTGATGGCGCTCGTATTCTTAAGAGTTGCCACGGCTTCGTCCATAGTGTAGGCGCTCATGCGACCGATGCGTACCCCGTTCACGTCAAAGACGTAGTAGTCACTCACTTCCGGATATTCGTAGCGGACCTGGGTCTGGATGGAGATAGGCGGTTCTTCATCGCCCTTCGTGAAGTTGATGTAATCGATATCGAAATACTGTGCTGTCACGTCCATACGGAGGGTATGCTTACCGGCCGGGAGCGTCACTTTCTTCTTCACGTCAATGAAATCGTCCCAGCTAGAGCCTGTCACATCGAATTCACCAACAGACTTTCCGTCAATGGAGAGCTTGAAGGAACCAGAACCACTCGCAGCGACAGAAGCTGTTGCCGTGTAGTCACCTGCTTCGGCAATGTCGACAGAGTATTCGAGCCAGTCACCGGTCGTGTTATAGCCGACAATGTATCCGGTCGCCTTCTTGTAGATATCGACATCGGAAGCATCGCTCTTGCGGTAGTCGGAATCACCGTGGTTTTCTGGGTCGCCATCGCTGTAAGACACATTGCTTACGCCATCCGTTTCACCGACGCCGGTAATATCAAAGTCTTCGACTTCAATCTTGCCCGGGATTACCAAAGCAGAGCCCTTGAACGGCTTGCGCGGCACCGGCTCAGGCGGGACATATGGAGCAAAAAGGCCCGTATTGTCCTTACCGTCCTTGAGGTGTTCCTTGAAATACTGCTTGAGCCAGGTCATTGCCGGACGGTCGCTACCATTCTTGATAAGACCGGAGTTTCCGTTCGTAGTCCAGGTAGCACCGTAGATGTAGCCCCAGAGGGTAATGCCCGCGACCTGCGGAGATTCCCAGAATGCCGGAATCTGTTCGGAGTAGCGCTGTTTCTGCTGGCTGTCGTTATCCGTACCGATATCGTATTCGGTAATGAAGAGTGGCATCGGTTCGCCCTTGGCATTCTTGACGCTATTCTGGATTTTGTTCAAAGCACTCTTAAAATCGTTGGCGTTCATATCGGTCAAGTCATGAGCCTGCTGACCATAAGCATCGACCGGAGCCCCCTGCTTGACGAGCTTGTTCACGAGGTCGATACCTTCGTTAATCTGCCACCTGAACGTGTTGTAGTCGTTGTAGATAAGGATTGCCTTCGGCCAACGTTCGCGCGCCATCTTGAATGCAGTCGCCACGAATTCGTAGTTGCCGTTATCGCCACCGAGAGCCGGGATAATATTATTGTTTCGGCCATAACCGGAGTGGTAGCTGCCACCCGACTTGATGGCTTCATTCACCACGTCAATCATTTCAAGATCGGGGTAATGGGCGGCAACGGCATCGAACCATGCGGTAATCGCCTTCTTGGTTTCGTCCGTGCTAAGGCCATTGAGCCAGTTCGGGTACTGGGAGCCCCACACAAGAGCGTGGAACTTGAACTTGCCACCATTCTTTTTTGCCCAGTTATAGCAAGCATCGCAGCCCGACCAATTGTAACGACCGCGAGTGCCTTCGATGGACGCCCACTTGCATTCGTTTTCGGCGGTAATCTGGTTCCAGTAAGTCCCGAAATCGGACTGAACCTGGCCACGAGTTGTAATGTTTCCTAGGAATTTTGCACCGCCATCGGCCATGCCGGGGCCTGCAAACGAATTAACTGCTCCACCCATAAGTGCAGCATACAATATACCCTTAATGAAATTTGATTTCATTTCCAACCATCCTCTTAGGTTAGTACTCTAACACCACTATAAACTTATTCTCATTTTTCTCAGTTTATCCAAAGAGGAGAAAATTTATCATTGCCAAAATGTCTAGATGGAGATGCCCGGTCAAGCCGGGCATGACAATGTTCGCAAGCATGACATTGGACAAAAAAAAGAACCTTCGAGTGTTACCTCGAAGGCCTTTGGGTATTTAAGGCTCCCCCGTTTTGGTTGAGGGGAGTTATGGATTAGGATTCCTTTTAGCGAGAGATACGCACGGACTTCACAGCACCACTTTGGACAGAGCGGAGCATGTAAATGCCGTTGTTCTTGACATCGTTAGAGCTTCTGAGAATCTGGGCGGCTTCGCTCATAGAGTAAGCGTTCATGCGGCCAAGACGGA
It contains:
- a CDS encoding acyltransferase: MPKPANYFPAIDGLRLLASLNIVMLHLGSSNALMYMADCKWVMPIISAPAFAAGIFYVLAGFLFASKYSDPDRSIPVIPFMFSRIAKLYRLHFFMTLLMFVLIVFKMSGYTHLPAFSEIGDCASAGLAKMFHPWRSLIMHLTLTWSIVPDLGMKLNEPSWSLTSFFLCYAITPWFSRWLIKQNRRTLWILFGGVFVPGLLWAIVYGKTGNLWFDGFDAKYRFFHMFAPVRVFEYIFGMVLYRLYNEGVFDVFKKDFVSGVTQALLLLALYGSLFLMRPDANPGYNYFIHHSLPIFIYGMFVVSLLSGKGFLAKFFCIPLVRHIGRASFYPYLIHLPIITFAWGICNLNRPKNTILLLIFIYTVSTLYMEFKVWRRKKAKAKA
- a CDS encoding HD-GYP domain-containing protein, translating into MSNERAKILIVDDDAMNRVVLSDLLSDEYDIIEAKDGDEAIGILETTAKDITLVLLDMIMPGRDGLQVLEVMNEKGWIKGTPVVMISAETSTPQVEKAFSLGVTDFIYRPFDQMVVQTRVRNTINLYVKQMQLSELVTDKIYERTRNSDMLISILSHIVEFRNGESGQHVLHIKKITDILLRALLKRTSEYSITEEEIGTIATASSMHDIGKITIPDEILNKPGKLTKEEFDIMKQHSMNGAKMLDAIQFFKNEPLMKFAYDICRWHHERWDGRGYPDGLKGNEIPISAQVVSVADVYDALTSERCYKKAFSHEKALEMIRNNECGVFNPLLLECLGDVADTLPKELNDNQPSKLSDADFAKIARSIFESDEDDSDNIIYEQYMIEHRKSQFFASIHRGVTFEYTYEPSLLKLEAKNAKALSFPKTMVEPENNSEFWNIFGRENWDEFVKLLHDPQLNNDSFTFNSEMLVKGEKRPCKIRVQQCWNRRDPENPELISVYGCVEFFK
- a CDS encoding response regulator encodes the protein MSDSENQVAYAELFSEIFYEQFISAYYVNLLDFSYVVYYRKKGLEKKYGNGVNAVSALQKFISEDVHPDDRDVLKDMLSVAYVRGRLKKESSFSFVVREIVTGKERYCKLQVTRGRDEDHMAICFLNVDDEIRKRMKVEEGYRVIQALAMEFNALYRIDLDSEKMHSYVKSQTARIFEKELRGEMFYSEALKKYATEIVSSEDAKRVLTLASIESIRERFSRQSHFEVDYKNRDGRYFQMKFVRVSDEKSPVVVLGIADRDEEKRSDVMNREFSEIANALSVEYEIIYYVNLNDNSYDVFNQESSYIKLKLLMSRQNFFEECSRDIKKIIYPQDVERLTSVMNKDFLLSQLEGDKTFSIEYRLMVNGEPQYYRLKALWSKAADDHIIIAVANIHKEVLARKERERNMERNFDIINVLATEFTSVYYVDLDTDTFTPYTVSDYAEVNYGKLYQHDKCYSKVFKAYVNGFVHELDKKRIGDFASIEHIKKLLEGQKSFIAHYRKYDTGGTRFSEIKFVKVGSQNETPRAVVVCFADKDAEILNRYVDSKLYEDYFGVYFVNLEDDTVRSIRESTVYEKGKTYGGFIKYSNAILEFSKEVLPEFRETWENMANVDFMRSYLADVDKREYSYRALKGEWRRVTTFVLERRNGVPVTFIMAFMFIDNITAQKMELDAKIAEQKRELEKQQKLLEQALVQAEKANNAKTMFLSNMSHDIRTPMNAIIGFTNLALNNLDDPVLVKNYLNKTVVSSTHLLSLINDILDMSRIESGKIRLEEVNCNLSEIMHDLNTIVLGQASEKQQNLYMDTFNIENELVICDKLRLHQMLINLLSNAVKFTPVGGNIHVFVRQTASDENTGTYEFHVKDDGIGMSPEFLKVLYQPFERERTSTISKTQGTGLGMSITKKIVDMMGGSIDVVSAPNQGTEFIIHLKLKIQDTSANLTNLDALQNARALVVASDYNACSSATNLLRRLGMRAEWTMYGREAVLRAKEAVDRHECYSVIILDDLLLDMESVEAVEQLHMIPGSDNPIIVMASYDCANIEKSAREAGVTAFISKPLFLTEMHDVLARAIGVLKDEVKIEVDDTSCFAGKKILLVEDNELNREIAQSVLGEMGFGVDCAEDGRVALNVLEKAKPGAYDLILMDMQMPVMDGLEATRRIRAMRNDYFKKVPIVAMTANAFEEDRKAALDAGMNEHVAKPIDVEKLKKVLRKFLG
- a CDS encoding endo-1,4-beta-xylanase; translated protein: MKSNFIKGILYAALMGGAVNSFAGPGMADGGAKFLGNITTRGQVQSDFGTYWNQITAENECKWASIEGTRGRYNWSGCDACYNWAKKNGGKFKFHALVWGSQYPNWLNGLSTDETKKAITAWFDAVAAHYPDLEMIDVVNEAIKSGGSYHSGYGRNNNIIPALGGDNGNYEFVATAFKMARERWPKAILIYNDYNTFRWQINEGIDLVNKLVKQGAPVDAYGQQAHDLTDMNANDFKSALNKIQNSVKNAKGEPMPLFITEYDIGTDNDSQQKQRYSEQIPAFWESPQVAGITLWGYIYGATWTTNGNSGLIKNGSDRPAMTWLKQYFKEHLKDGKDNTGLFAPYVPPEPVPRKPFKGSALVIPGKIEVEDFDITGVGETDGVSNVSYSDGDPENHGDSDYRKSDASDVDIYKKATGYIVGYNTTGDWLEYSVDIAEAGDYTATASVAASGSGSFKLSIDGKSVGEFDVTGSSWDDFIDVKKKVTLPAGKHTLRMDVTAQYFDIDYINFTKGDEEPPISIQTQVRYEYPEVSDYYVFDVNGVRIGRMSAYTMDEAVATLKNTSAIKVQGLYMLRSVKTGEVKSVRVAR